The following are encoded in a window of Lactobacillus acidophilus genomic DNA:
- the plsY gene encoding glycerol-3-phosphate 1-O-acyltransferase PlsY: MFALKFASLFILAYLLGSFPAGVVVGKIFFYKDIRKYGSGNIGTTNTFRVLGPVAGIIVFLIDFFKGTLATLIPVIFNLGPHYLCLIFGLVAILGHAFPIFLKFKGGKAVATSAGFLLGYNVHFFLICAVIFIPILFITSMVSLTSLISVVLIFIASFFFHDIALSIISGLLVILIYWSHRSNIARIEKHQENMVPFGVVYWLKNKHTKSK, encoded by the coding sequence ATGTTTGCTTTAAAATTTGCATCGTTGTTTATTTTAGCATACTTGCTAGGATCATTTCCGGCTGGTGTGGTAGTAGGAAAGATCTTTTTTTATAAAGATATTAGAAAATATGGGTCAGGCAACATCGGAACAACTAATACATTTAGAGTATTAGGTCCAGTTGCTGGAATCATAGTTTTTTTAATTGATTTTTTCAAAGGTACGCTGGCAACTTTAATACCAGTTATCTTTAATCTAGGACCACATTATCTTTGCTTGATCTTTGGATTAGTTGCTATTTTAGGCCATGCTTTTCCTATCTTTTTAAAATTTAAAGGTGGCAAAGCTGTAGCAACATCGGCAGGATTTTTGCTTGGATATAATGTACACTTCTTTTTGATTTGTGCAGTAATCTTTATCCCTATTTTATTTATCACAAGTATGGTTTCATTAACCAGTTTGATTTCAGTAGTTTTAATTTTTATTGCTTCTTTTTTCTTCCATGATATTGCCTTAAGCATTATCAGTGGATTGCTTGTAATCTTAATTTACTGGAGCCATAGAAGTAATATAGCTAGAATTGAAAAACATCAAGAAAATATGGTGCCCTTCGGTGTAGTATATTGGCTAAAAAATAAACATACTAAATCAAAGTAA
- a CDS encoding YeiH family protein: MEIVKTKSFRLAVAMTLMCSIAGIYLAKLPYANIIGALVLALLLGILMQLAPEKMRKEASSGMSFISNKFLRLGIILLGFRLDLEKLAAAGVKTILVAALAVAGTITLTYWLSRKFGAEDELAFLSACGCGVCGAAAVMGVSPQITAASEERKRENEVLAVAVVCVMGTVFTLLEIGLKPVLGLTDSQFGIVAGGSLHEIAHAVASGGAFGNISLDSALIMKLSRVILLAPVALIIGYLYQRRTAKVSTIDSTTKTGKLPIPWFLGGFILTSVLGTYLPFSTSLLDALVQVAYIFLGMAMAALGISVNFKVIFKRGGAVFGAAAISSTCLLIFMIIMSKLFF, from the coding sequence TTGGAGATTGTCAAAACTAAATCATTTAGATTAGCTGTTGCTATGACCTTAATGTGTTCTATTGCTGGAATTTATTTAGCAAAATTGCCATATGCTAACATAATTGGGGCATTGGTATTAGCACTTCTGTTAGGTATTCTCATGCAATTAGCACCAGAGAAGATGCGTAAAGAAGCTTCAAGTGGTATGAGTTTTATTTCAAATAAATTCTTAAGATTAGGAATTATCTTACTAGGATTTAGACTTGATTTAGAAAAACTAGCTGCTGCAGGAGTCAAAACCATTTTAGTTGCCGCTCTTGCTGTTGCAGGGACTATTACATTAACTTACTGGCTTAGTCGCAAATTTGGTGCAGAAGATGAATTGGCATTTTTATCAGCATGTGGATGTGGTGTCTGCGGTGCAGCAGCCGTAATGGGGGTTTCTCCTCAAATTACAGCTGCTAGTGAAGAGAGAAAAAGAGAGAATGAAGTTTTAGCAGTAGCGGTTGTCTGTGTGATGGGTACAGTTTTTACTTTATTAGAAATTGGACTTAAGCCAGTTCTTGGTTTAACTGATTCTCAATTCGGCATTGTTGCCGGTGGTTCTTTGCACGAAATTGCTCATGCGGTTGCTTCAGGTGGTGCATTTGGTAATATCAGTTTAGATAGTGCATTAATCATGAAACTATCTCGTGTAATTCTTTTAGCACCTGTGGCATTAATTATCGGCTATTTATACCAACGCCGCACAGCTAAGGTAAGTACAATTGACAGTACTACAAAGACTGGCAAATTGCCAATTCCTTGGTTCTTAGGAGGATTTATTTTAACCAGTGTTTTAGGTACTTACTTACCATTCTCTACTAGTTTATTAGATGCTTTAGTACAAGTAGCCTACATCTTTTTAGGAATGGCTATGGCCGCATTGGGCATTTCTGTAAACTTCAAAGTTATCTTTAAGCGAGGAGGAGCTGTATTTGGTGCTGCCGCAATTAGTTCTACTTGTTTATTGATTTTCATGATTATTATGAGTAAATTATTCTTTTAA